A single Dasypus novemcinctus isolate mDasNov1 chromosome 4, mDasNov1.1.hap2, whole genome shotgun sequence DNA region contains:
- the RBM11 gene encoding splicing regulator RBM11 produces the protein MFPAQEEADRTVFVGNLEARVREEILYELFLQAGPLTKVTICKDREGKPKSFGFVCFKHPESVSYAIALLNGIRLYGRPINVQYRFGSSRSSEPTNQIFENCVKTSSHSYRNEEVVGRSSLPMQFLPINNAALPQEYFFFQKMQWHAYNPMWQLPYYEMTTPLPSSPSLSSSSLNHVPELEAGPSSYEWTHQQPNDSDVYQMNKQKRQKQTSDSDSSTENNRENEYSHKFRKCKKKKKRY, from the exons ATGTTTCCTGCTCAGGAGGAGGCCGACAGGACCGTGTTTGTGGGGAATTTAGAGGCCCGAGTACGGGAGGAAATTCTTTACGAGCTGTTCCTTCAG GCTGGGCCGTTAACCAAAGTGACTATATGCAAAGACAGAGAAGGAAAGCCGAAGTCTTTTGGATTTGTTTGCTTTAAACACCCAGAATCAGTATCTTATGCCATAGCTCTGCTGAATGGAATTCGTTTATATGGAAGACCAATTAATGTGCAGTATCGATTTG ggAGTTCTCGTTCTTCTGAACCAACTAACCAAATTTTTGAGAACTGTGTTAAGACAAGTTCACACAGTTAcag GAATGAAGAAGTTGTGGGCAGATCTTCACTTCCCATGCAGTTCTTGCCAATTAATAATGCTGCTTTACCtcaagaatattttttctttcagaagatg CAGTGGCATGCATATAATCCAATGTGGCAGCTTCCTTACTATGAGATGACAACACCACTTCCCAGTAGCCCATCTCTGTCGTCTTCTTCGCTAAATCATGTTCCAGAACTAGAGGCTGGACCCAGCTCTTATGAATGGACTCATCAACAGCCAAATGACTCTGATGTTTatcagatgaataaacaaaagagGCAAAAGCAAACCAGTGATAGTGATAGTAGcacagaaaacaatagagaaaatgaatatAGCCACAAGTTCCGAAAGtgtaagaagaagaagaaaagatacTAG